Below is a window of Veillonella rodentium DNA.
CTTCGATGCCGTAATACGCCAAAACGGCGGCTGCCGCCTCTAATTCCTTACAGTGCTTCTGACCGTATCGGATGGACAACGGCACCACATTCTCCTTACCGAATCGCTCAACGGCAAGCGCCAGACATGTCGTACTATCCACGCCGCCGCTGAACAAAACAACGGCACGTTGTTTCTGAGCCATAATTTCTCCTTTCAGAACACGATTATAAATCGATATCGAGTTCTACAGGACAGTGGTCGGAACCGAAAATCTGTTGATGAATCTTCGCCTCTTTAATCTTGTCATCAAGCCGCTTGGATGTGATGAAGTAGTCGATTCTCCACCCCGTATTCCGTTCACGAGCCTTGCCCATGTAGGACCACCAGCTATATTCCTCAATCGCATCCGGATAGAGGTGGCGGAATGTGTCCGTAAAGCCGGACTCCAATAATTCCGTCATCTTTGCCCGTTCTTCATCGGAAAAGCCCGCATTTTTGCGATTTGTCTTCGGATTTTTAAGGTCGATTTCCTGATGCGCCACATTCAAATCACCGCAGAGAATAACCGGTTTCTTCTTATCCAGTTCAAGCAAGTAATTGCGGAACACATCTTCCCAGGTCATGCGGTAA
It encodes the following:
- a CDS encoding exodeoxyribonuclease III, yielding MKLISWNVNGLRAAVTKGFIESFNALDADIFCLQETKLQPDQIQLELPGYEQFWNSAVKKGYSGTAVFTRIKPLSVTNGIGIEEHDQEGRVITAEYDNFYLVCCYTPNSQRELARLDYRMTWEDVFRNYLLELDKKKPVILCGDLNVAHQEIDLKNPKTNRKNAGFSDEERAKMTELLESGFTDTFRHLYPDAIEEYSWWSYMGKARERNTGWRIDYFITSKRLDDKIKEAKIHQQIFGSDHCPVELDIDL